GCTTCAGCTGGACGAGGAGGGGATCACCCATGTCGCCGACACTTACGCCTTCTTCGCTGTCCTCTGCCTGCGATATGCCCCGCTAGCGCACGGGTCAGGAAGCGCTGATGAGGCGGTGTCCTGCGGCCATGCGGCGCTCACCGCGATGGGGATGCTGGACCAGAACGTGGCGGGTGCCAGCCTTCTCGCCGAGGAGCAACGGCTCCAGTCCCTCTCGCTGAGCGGTGACGCCTCAGGCCTGTGGAACGCGAGCGTCACGGCAGGGCGGGAGAGGTTGCATGCTGTGCTGGACCGCCTGCCCGGCTAGGCATGCTCCTGATCGCTGCCGGTCAGATACGGCCTCTTCTTGGAACTCCTAACGAATGATCTTCGAGCTGGTTGGATCGCTCCGGGGCTGACGACCTGGGAGTGTGCGGTGGCGCGGCCGAAGCCGTGGGAAGTCGAAGACGAGCTGTGGGCGGTGATCGAGCCGTTGCTGCCCAAGGTGGAGCGTCGGACGCGGCATCCGGGACGCAAACGGCATCCTGGCCGGTTGGTCTTGCAGGGCGTCCTGTTCGTGCTGTGCACCGGGATCGCCTGGGAACATCTGCCGCAGGAACTCGGCTTCGGGCCGGGAATGACCTGCTGGCGCCGCCTGGTCGAGTGGACCGAGGCGGGTGTATGGCCCCGGCTGCACGGGGTCCTCCTCGCCGAACTCCGCAGCGCGAATGCCCTCGATTTCTCCCGTGCAGCCGTCGACGGCTCCCACATCCGGGCGTTGAAGGGAGGCGCCAAGACTGGACGAAGCCCGGTGGACCGCGGGAGGACGGGCAGCAAACACCACCTGATCACCGACACCACCGGCATCCCGCTCGCCGCCACCCTGACTGGGGGCAACCGCAACGATGTCACCCAGCTGATCCCGCTCCTCCACGCCGTGTCGCCCGTACGCGGCAAGCGCGGCAGGCCCCGACGCCGCCCCGACGTGGTGCTGGCCGACCGCGGCTACGACGACGACAAGTACCGCCGACTGGTCTGGACCCACGGGGTGAAGCCGCCGATCGCCCGCCGTGGCACCGAGCACGGCTCCGGACTGGGCACCCAACGCCGGGTCGTGGAGCGCGTGTTCGCCCATTTGCATTGGTTCCGCCGCTTGCGAATCCGCTGGGAGATACGCGACGACATCCACGAAGCGTTCCTCACTCTCGGTTGCGCACTCATCTGCTGGCGACGCCTGATGCGATCGCGTAGGGGTGCTGGGTGAGACGACGTGCCGGACTTCCTGACGTCGCAGTTGCGGAGATGCGTAAGGCCGTAGTGGCGGCGAGGTTTTCTGACGGGACGTGCCGGTGGGGCGGATCAGTGGGTGAAGGCGACAGATTCAGCGAGATCCTTCTGAGTCTCGAGCGCGGTGAGACGTTCGGTGAGTGCCGCGTGGATTGCGCTGTAGGTGTCGGAGCCGAGAGTCAGGCGCAGTGGCGGGCTCGGGTGGCGGGTGGTGTCGTAGATGGCGGCGGCGAGCTTGGCCGGGTCGCCGGTGAAGACGCTCTCGTCTGCGGTTTCCAGGTAGTGCCGGGTCTGGCCGACGGCATTGTCGCGGTAGACGGTCGTTTCGGTGGTGTATTGCAGGGCCGAAGCGAAGCCGGTGCGGGTGGCGCCGGGCTCGACCAGAGTGAGGTGAATGTTGAAGTCGCAGACCTCGCGGCTGACGCTCTCGGTGAAGCCCTCCAGCCCCCACTTGCCCGCGTGATAGGAGCTGTGAGTGGGGATACCGACCTGGCCGCCCACGCTGGAGATCTGGATGATCCGGCCACCGCCCTGCTCACGCATCGGCGGCAGGAAGGCACGGGTGATCACCATCGGCGCGAGCAGGAGGACCTCGATCTGGTCGCGAATCTGCTCGACGGTCATTTCCTCGGCGGCGCCCACAACCGCGTATCCGGCATTGTTGACCACAATGTCCACCGGCCCGGACCGGAGAGTCCTGCCGACCACCTTGTCCACGTCGGCCGGCCGCGTGAGGTCGAGGATCTCGACAGTCAGCCGGTCGCCGTACGTCTCGCGCAGGTCTTCCAGGGCTGCCGGGCGGCGGACCGTCGCCGTAACGCGGTCGCCGTTCCGGAGGGCGTGCTCGGTGAGATGACGGCCCAGCCCACCGGAGGCTCCGGTGACGAACCAGTGACGTAAGGCCTTTTCGGAGGGAGCGGGCATGGGGGTCTCCTGAAGTAGAGTGATACCGGAATCCATTCCGTTTAAAGTTAAGCGGAACGGATTCCGGAAAGCAACCGGAGACCGACACCGAAGGAACCCGCATGCCCGCCACGCCCCGCCGCACCAGGAGCGACGCGCTTCAGAACCGCGAGCGCCTGCTGGAGGTCGCCGCGCAGGCCTTCTCCGAGCAGGGGCTGGACACCGCGCCTGCCGCCATCGCCAAGCAGGCGGGCGTCGGTGTCGGCACGCTCTACCGGCACTTCCCGACTCGGGAAGTCCTCATCGACGCCGCCTACCGGCGCCAACTCACCCAGGTGTGCGAGAAGGTGAACGACCTTCTCACCCAGCATCCGGCCGCCGAGGCCACCCGGATGTGGATGGAACACTTCATCCACTACGCCACGGCAAAGAGCGGAATGTCCGAAGCCCTCAACGCGGTCATCGCCTCCGGCATCGATCCATACTCCGACAGTCGCGCACTCCTTACCGACGCCGTCGCCACCCTCCTCACGGCCGGCGCCCGAGACGGAAGCCTGCGAACGGACGTCGCCCCGGACAATGTCCTACTCCTCATGGGTGGCATCGCCTATTCCGTGCAGCACGGCACCAAAGAGCAAGCCCGTCCGCTCGTCGACCTCTTCATGGACGCGCTGACCAAGAACTCGACCGCGAGCTGAGCCCAAACTCCCGGACCGGCACGCCAACGCGAGTGCAGCCACGGTCAATTCATCGAGTGGCTGTGTCGGCATACTGACCTTGAATGCGTGATGTCGTCTGTCCGGTGACATCGAAGTTGGTCGGTTGCGGCGCCTTGACCTGCGGCAAACAAGGTCGAGGACACAACTTCCCAGCGTCCGCGCTGGGCCGCAGTGTTAGAAGCTGAGTCACATCTCCTTTCAGCAGGTCACAGCGCCATGAAGCCCGGTCGTGATCTGGTTTGGCGTTCGGTCGGGCGTCGATGGGCGGGCAGCCGAACGGCACGGAGGTACCTTCAGGCGGCTGCCGCGAGAGTGGCCGGGACCGCCTTGGTGCGGCGGAGCTGCCGGGCCAGGCGGCGGGACATCAGGGTGATGAAGGCCCACTGAATGTGGGCTTCGGCATGGGACATATTGCGTTCGTAGTCCCTTGCGTTGCGCCGGGCCCGCCTCGTCCACGAATTCGACCGTTCCACCACCCACCGCTTCGGTAGCACGACAAAGCCGTCGGCGTCCTTGGGGCGGGGAACTCCTCGCCGCCGTAGGCGTTGTCGGGAGAAGGCGTTCGAGCAGGGTCCATTCGAGGTCGCTGGTGTCGGAGGGGTAGTGGTAGCGGGGCAGCAGCATGACGGTGCCGGGCCACGGCCTGTGGAGGGAGCCAACTGCGGGGCGGTCGCGGCCCGTTGCCTGTCTTTCCGGTTCACTCCAGGTTGGACAGCACCTGGAGGGTGAACTCGATCGCGCCCATCTCGGCCATGACGGTGCGGATATAGGGGTCGTCGGGGGTCTTGGTCTGGTGCGGGAGGAGGATTCCGGCGATGAAGTTCTCGACGCGGTGGTGGACGGTGTCGAAGAAGGCCCGTTCGTAACCGATCCACACCTCCGGCGCGTCGTCCAGCAGCTGGTATCCCCACTTTCTGTCCCAGGTCACGGGCGGCAGACCGCGCGCGGCGGCGACCTTGCGCAGGTGCGCGAGCCCGGTGTGGATCTGCGCGCGGGTGCGTTCGGTGGCGGCCATGAGCTGGGTGATGGTCAGTCCGGCGGGGCGGGCCTCCTGCCGGGCGCTGAGGATCGCTTCGGCGTGAACGTGAGCGGTGACTCCCCGCCCCATCGCCTACTCACCCGAGCCATTCAGCAGCTTCTGGAGCTGCTCGTCCAGGTCGATCTCGCCGCGGGTGACGGCGTTCTCGATCCAGTCTGCGGCGACGCGTACCCGCGAAAGTCCTCGGCCGATGGTGTCTCGTTCGGCGTCGTCGTAGTGTTCGCCGCGCAGGTTGGGAACGATCCTGCCGGCCGTGGTGACGAATTGCGCGCAGGCTGCGACCAGGTCCATGAACTGGGCACTGTGCTCCATGTGTAGTTGCGGGGCTGCCTCCTGGTGCACGAACTGGGCCTGCTGGCGGAACCGGTCGAACTGGGCTTCGTTGACTGCATGCCGGGCGGTGTCGTCGGCCATGGCCTTGTTGGCGACCGCCGGACGGCGCAGGAAGTCAGTGGTCACCGCCGCCGCGACCGCGTCGTCGGTGGCCAGGTCGTGGATCGCTTCGGCCTTCTCCTGGACGCTCTCCGGGGAGTCGACCTTCCAGCCCACCATGCGTTTCGCGCTGTCGTGCGTCCACCGGGCCTGGCCGCCGCGCGGGCTGGGCGGGGGGGTGACCGCCTCGAAACGTTCCTGCTCATCGGGGATGCCGGCCAGGATCTTGTGGATGGTGTGTGAGACGTCCGCCCGTCGGCTCTCCTTCGGCCAGCGCGAGGACACTCACCGGTAACTGCGGACCGTCGTATAGGCCAGTCCCACGTCTTCGGCGAACATCCGGATGGCCTCACTGGCGGTGAACAGGTCTTCCTTCCCGGACGGATTCGCGCCCCCCATACGAGCGCATCGGCTCGATCTCCACAGCCGCGTCCCCGAGCCGCCACTGAGCGCCACTCAGCGTGGCCACCCAGTCCCGCCCCAGCTTGACCAGCTCGTCGTAGCGTTCCCGGGTCACACTGCCGATCATCGCGGGCATCCGGACATCACCCCCGGCGGACCCGGGTGCGGCACCCATTTCATGCCGTCAACTCGCCCCGGCAGACCGTCGCATCGCACGATCCGACCGGCACCAAGGCCCCGCCAGGGCACACGCCCTCGCAGCGAAGCACGATGCCAGCCGCCGAATGCGCGGTCTCACAACCGGGCGTCCCTCGCGCGCCGCTTGTGCCAGGCCCGTTTGCGGCAAGCGGGAGAGCAGTACCTTGTCGAGGCAGGATGCTCGACCCCGACCGTCCACCACGCGCCGCACTCCGGGCAACTGGACGTCACGCAGGCCTGGACCGCCTCGGTCCTCGCCCGCGCCCGCCCGCCGCATCCGCCGCCGGTGCCGCGACCGGCAGGCCGACGAACAGAACACTGCTGTCACCTTCGCCGACGGCATCAGCGGACCACCGCACCCACGGCACAACCGCGGCCCCGCATCGTCGTCCGTGACCACGCCCAGCCGCAGCCGGGGCACGCCGTCCCTGCCCATGCAGTCACCGTACGACCAGCCGCATGGCGCCCGAGGGAACAGGGCCTCGGTGCCTCGAGGCGGGTCCGCGGCGCTCACGCAGATCTGCAGCAAGAACTTTCCTGGTTGGGCCTATGACGAAGCTGACAGGACGGCACAATGCTGCTGCTTGCGTGAGCGTACGGCTACGCAGAGGGATCAGCATGCTCGGAGGGCAGTATGACGGGGGCGGACGATGGGTCGTTGTACGAACGGGCGAGCGATCGGCATCGGCGGGGGCGGCCGGAGGAAGCCGTGCCCCTGCTGCAAGAACTCCTCCGGCAGGAGCCCGAGCACGTTGCCGCGCGGTACGCGTACGGGATTTGTCTGACCGACACCGGCAGGCATGGCGAAGCGCAAGTGCAGTTCCGGCGCCTCCTGGACGGCGATCCGCGGCACTACGAGGCTGCCTACCGCCTGGGCCGGCTCCTCCAGGCAGACGCCGATCCGCAAGGGGCGGCGGAGGCGTACCGCAAAGTCCTGGAGGCTGCCCGGCAAGTGCTCGGGGTAGCCGAGTTCCGCGACACAGCAGCCAGGCTGCGAGCCTGCCAGGACACTCCCGGAACCACCGTCCCCGTGTCTCCCCCCGCCCCCGCCGGGCTACCTGTCACCGGCAGGCCCATCACCCCGGGCCCACCGACCCTGCGCGCCCAGTCCGACACCCACCGCGTCGCCGACCGGGGCGCACCGGGGAAGAAGGTCCGCCTGATGCCCCGCCATCTCATCCCCGCCATGGTGGGGAAGGCGTTTCTCGCCGTTGTTGCAGCCCTTGCTGCGGCCCAGGTTCTGGTGGCCAACGAGGTCGCACTGCTGCTCCTGGCCATCACCTTCTTTCTCCTGCCATGGGTTGTCAGCCTGCTCGTCGGTGCTGCCGCCGTCGTGGGCACGCTCACGGGAGTCTTGGGGGGCGAGAGCCTGCTGGAGTATCTGTCGTTTGTGCCGATGACCGTGGTACTAACCGTTGCGGCCGGGGTCCCGGTGGCCCTGGTGAGGTCGCGCACCTGGAGTGCCGATTTTTACGAATACGGAGTCGACGTAAAGTCCGGCTTCATCCGCCGCAAGGTCCAGTTCGTCTGGTACTACCAGATCGTCGAGTCACCCAGCTATGTACGCACCTTCGGCACGTACTTCACCAACACGGCGTCACTCGGCCTCCGCTACAACGAGGCGGGCGCTTACTCGACTGCCTACGTGGAGCTGCCGGGTATCGGCACTCCGAACCAGGTGAAGGAGATCGGCCGGTACGTCGAGTCACGGATCTTCCCCGAGCGTTATGACGTCCGGAAGTTCGTGACGTGACCCCGCCCCGACCCAACGGGCGGCCGCAGGAATCACTCCATGGTGCCCGGCGGGTCGATGGCGAAGAAGCTTTCATGACCGCACGCACTGGCGTCCCCGTCTGGGCAGACCTCCCCGTCCCCTTCCGTACCCGTCACTGGGCCGTCGGGCAGCCCACCGTCGAATTCGAACCCGGTCGCTCCGAAGTCCTCCCCGGGAAGATGCTGTTCGGTATCCCCGGCCGACCCGCCGCCCGGGACCGAGGGCTGCTCCTGCCCGCCTTCCTGCCCAGACGAGTCGCCCGACACAGGAGACTGCTGAGGCTGGCCCGGTCCGCCGCCCTGCGCTGCATAAAGTGCGTCAGTGACCGCGTCTTGTCCCTGGGGCTGTCCGGTGTCGGCTGTCGGACCAGCAGAGCTGAGGCCCGGCATCGGCACAACAGAGGTCGCATCTTCCGTCGAAGCATCCAGAACAGCTGCGGGAGCAGCGCCGCCGGTGCTGACGGCGACCTCAGTGACCTGTGCGGGGGCCGGAGCGTCGGCCGTGGGGCCGGGACATTCGTCGCCCGTCGGCAAGGCAGTTGACGATACGGCCTGTTCCGCTTGATGCAGGGGCTGCTCGACTTGGTGGTCCGGTGCCTGTTGACCCACTGGATCCTGGTCGGCATGAGTGTGCGCGTGCGTCGCCATCGGTGGAAGCCCGGCGTTGACTGCGGAGCCTGGCACGGCATGCGGGTGCGAGGAGTCGATTGGCTCCTTGCCGGGGGTCGCATGCGGTGCTTTCTCGTCCCAGTCAGCGGAATGCTCGGCCACCTTCGCCGGTTGGGTTCCCGTCTGCGACAAGCCGCCGCCTACGCTGGGCGAGCAGCTGAAACACGTGACAGGTGCGTCGGGGGACGGTTCTGCGCACGCTGTGGTCTCGGGTACGCCGGCTACGACGCCACCGTCCTGGTACCCGTACGGCAACGATGTGTCCGGGTGAGCGACGTCTGCGGTGGCGTCTGGTGAATCCTGCTGCTGCAGCCGCAGCAAATCGGCTTCCGCGTCCCGCACGCCGGCAAGTCCCCAGGCCAGCTGATCCGGACCACCAGGACTCACTGGCCCATCTCCCGAGCGGAGCCATTGGCCCAGACCCGTCCGCTTCACGATTTCTTGCGTGACAACAAGGAAACGCATGTATGTCGCGTTCCCGTCGTCGAAGACGTGCTGGTAGCTGTAGAGGTAGTGCTCAGCGGCGGCCAGGTCTTGATCCCTCCAGTAGCGAGGGATGTCATCGCGATGGTGCTTCGCCAGTCCCCAGGCGTTCAAAGCGCGCTCTTGGGGACTGCTGCCAGAGGCCATGCCTCGAAAATGAGCTATCCAGTGGCTCACACGGTCCGCGTTCACGGCCGCCGACGGAGTGCCCCGCCCGACCATCGCCCCTCCGTCACGGTTCGTGGGGGTTGATGGGCGTGGGTGTTGTGATCACGCCCTAAAGGTCTCCTGATCAGTTTGCGCTCCGGACATGCCCGAGATACAGGCATGTGTCCACTCTGCTGAGAGCAGCCGGCCCGTCCCGCGCCCAGGCCCGTGCGTGTCCGCACCCGGAAGCCGGGCGCAATCCGGCTGTCCCTGGCCCCACTGCGCTGAGCACCCACTCTTCGACATCCCGAGCACATACTGGCGGCGCGTCGAGGCTTCGGAGACGTCCGGGAGTAATTCCGCGGCGAATTTTCCTGGTTGGGCCTATGGCGAAGCTGACAGGACGGCACAATGCTGCTGCTTGCGTGAGCGTACGGCTACGCAGAGGGATCAGCATGCTCGGAGGGCAGTATGACGGGGGCGGACGATGGGTCGTTGTACGAACGGGCGAGCGATCGGCATCGGCGGGGGCGGCCGGAGGAAGCCGTGCCCCTGCTGCAAGAACTCCTCCGGCAGGAGCCCGAGCACGTTGCCGCGCGGTACGCGTACGGGATTTGTCTCACCGACACCGGCAGGCATGGCGAAGCGCAAGTGCAGTTCCGGCGCCTCCTGGACGACGATCCGCGGCACTACGAGGCTGCCTACCGCCTGGGCCGGCTCCTCCAGGCAGACGCCGATCCGCAAGGGGCGGCGGAGGCGTACCGCAAAGTCCTGGAGGCTGCCCGGCAAGTGCTCGGGGTAGCCGAGTTCCGCGACACAGCAGCCAGGCTGCGAGCCTGCCAGGACACTCCCGGAACCACCGTCCCCGTGTCTCCCCCCGCCCCCGCCGGGCTACCTGTCACCGGCAGGCCCATCACCCCGGGCCCACCGACCCTGCGCGCCCAGTCCGACACCCACCACGTCGCCGACCGGGGCGCACTGAGATTTTCGGTGAAGCTCAAGGCACGGCACCTGCTGTCCGTGATCGCGAAGCGCTTCCTGATCGCCGTCGCGCTGACCTTGGCCGGCTACGTCCTCGCGGAGCTGGGCATCGGTCTGGGAATGCGTGCGTACAGCCTGGTCCCCGCGCTAGTGGCGTGGATCTACTTCCTCTCCTCCTTCGTTCTCCTGCTGGTGAAGCCACGGACCAACGGCGCCGACTTCTACGAATACGGAGTCGACGTAAAGTCCGGGTTCATCCGTCGCAAGGTCCAGTTCGTCTGGTACTACCAGATCGTCGAGTCACCCAGCTATGTACGCACCTTCGGCACGTACTTCACCAACACGGCGTCACTCGGCCTCCGCTACAACGAGGCGGGCGCCTACTCGACTGCCTACGTGGAGGTGCCCGGTATCGGCACCCCGAACCGGGTGATGGAGATCGTCCGGTACGTGGAATCGAGGGCCTTCCCCGAGCGTTACGACGTCCGGAAGATCATGACCTGATCCAGAGTCTCCGGGGCGGCCTACGCCATCATCCCGGGCGGGGCGAAGGAAGCGAGGCTCTCGAAGCCGCCTGCTCCGGCATCCCCGTCATGGGCCCCGGCACCGTCCACGCCGGGGCTGTCCGCGCCGGCATCCGTCACGGGGCCATCGGGCAGTCCCCCGTCGAAGTCGAACGAAATCGCCCCAAAATCTGCCCCCGGAAGGTGATGCCCGGCCTGCGCGCCGTTGCTGGATGCGGAGGGCTGCTGTTGCCCGCCCTCCTGCCCCGAGTCTCCCGAGGCAGAAGACGGCTGCAACTGACCGGCCTCGTCGCTCTGCCCTGTCGGAGGAGTGGCCGTGACCGACTCCTGGAGCGCCTCCGCCGACAGGGGTGCCCCCGTCGGCGGCCCGCTGACGGGGATCCCGTCCACCGAGTTTTCGGGACCTTGAGGCTGCCCAGCGTCGGCAGGCGGCCCGGCGGGGTTGGAGCCGGGCGCCACCGTCTCGGTGCTCGCGTGATCAACCGGGGTGGCTGGCCCGGCTGCGAAGGCTGTCCCCTCGTCGGAGCCAACCCCAAAGACCTGCGCGGGAGTAGGGCTGGAAACTCCGGGGACGACAGGATGCCCATCGCCCGTCGGAGAACCACCAGGCGAGAAGGCGTGTATCCCGCCATACGCAGACCCGGCATGGTCCGTGGACCCCGGCGCCATCGGATCCTTGCCAGCATGTGCGGGATGCGCCGCTCCTGGCAGAGATCCAGGATCCGCAGCAGAACCAGGCACTGCGTGTGGGTGTGATGCATCCAGGGTCCCCTTGCCCGGGACCGCGTGCGGCGCCTTGTCGGACCAGTCCGCCAAATGATGTGGCTGTTCCTTGCCGGGAGCCGCGTGCGTTACTTTCCCGTCCCAGCCGGCCCAATGCTGATCGTTGGCCGACGGCGCTTCGTGATGACCCGCAGGCCCCGCACCGACGTCCGGGCCAGGTACGCCCGAGTCATGGGGAGGAGGCGAGGCAGGAGGTGAAGGGATCCGGTGTTGCTCCGCGCTGGCGTCCGGAGCAGACGCACCTGCGTCACTGGGCGGGGGCGGACCGTTTGTATGCGTGGGGGGCCTGTGCCAGCTGTCTTCGGGAGCGGTTCGACCTTGGTCTTCGCCGTCTCCCTCACCACCGATCGCGGCTGGGTTCTGCCCAGTCGCAGGCCCAGGGCCCTTGGGTGATGGGGGCGGATTGCCTTGCCCCGTGACCTGGCCCCGCCCCCACCAGCGGCGGCCAGACCACTCTTGGCTTCGCTGGGCACCTCCCCCTTCGCCGTCGCCGCTTCCGGTACGCCGACGGCGGCGCCCTGTGCTCCGCGGCCCGCCTCGGCCGTTATGTCCACCCATTGAGCCACCCCCGATGAC
The sequence above is a segment of the Streptomyces asoensis genome. Coding sequences within it:
- a CDS encoding TetR/AcrR family transcriptional regulator, whose protein sequence is MPATPRRTRSDALQNRERLLEVAAQAFSEQGLDTAPAAIAKQAGVGVGTLYRHFPTREVLIDAAYRRQLTQVCEKVNDLLTQHPAAEATRMWMEHFIHYATAKSGMSEALNAVIASGIDPYSDSRALLTDAVATLLTAGARDGSLRTDVAPDNVLLLMGGIAYSVQHGTKEQARPLVDLFMDALTKNSTAS
- a CDS encoding SDR family oxidoreductase encodes the protein MPAPSEKALRHWFVTGASGGLGRHLTEHALRNGDRVTATVRRPAALEDLRETYGDRLTVEILDLTRPADVDKVVGRTLRSGPVDIVVNNAGYAVVGAAEEMTVEQIRDQIEVLLLAPMVITRAFLPPMREQGGGRIIQISSVGGQVGIPTHSSYHAGKWGLEGFTESVSREVCDFNIHLTLVEPGATRTGFASALQYTTETTVYRDNAVGQTRHYLETADESVFTGDPAKLAAAIYDTTRHPSPPLRLTLGSDTYSAIHAALTERLTALETQKDLAESVAFTH
- a CDS encoding IS5 family transposase, with product MARPKPWEVEDELWAVIEPLLPKVERRTRHPGRKRHPGRLVLQGVLFVLCTGIAWEHLPQELGFGPGMTCWRRLVEWTEAGVWPRLHGVLLAELRSANALDFSRAAVDGSHIRALKGGAKTGRSPVDRGRTGSKHHLITDTTGIPLAATLTGGNRNDVTQLIPLLHAVSPVRGKRGRPRRRPDVVLADRGYDDDKYRRLVWTHGVKPPIARRGTEHGSGLGTQRRVVERVFAHLHWFRRLRIRWEIRDDIHEAFLTLGCALICWRRLMRSRRGAG
- a CDS encoding tetratricopeptide repeat protein, which produces MTGADDGSLYERASDRHRRGRPEEAVPLLQELLRQEPEHVAARYAYGICLTDTGRHGEAQVQFRRLLDDDPRHYEAAYRLGRLLQADADPQGAAEAYRKVLEAARQVLGVAEFRDTAARLRACQDTPGTTVPVSPPAPAGLPVTGRPITPGPPTLRAQSDTHHVADRGALRFSVKLKARHLLSVIAKRFLIAVALTLAGYVLAELGIGLGMRAYSLVPALVAWIYFLSSFVLLLVKPRTNGADFYEYGVDVKSGFIRRKVQFVWYYQIVESPSYVRTFGTYFTNTASLGLRYNEAGAYSTAYVEVPGIGTPNRVMEIVRYVESRAFPERYDVRKIMT
- a CDS encoding RacP protein, translated to MGRGVTAHVHAEAILSARQEARPAGLTITQLMAATERTRAQIHTGLAHLRKVAAARGLPPVTWDRKWGYQLLDDAPEVWIGYERAFFDTVHHRVENFIAGILLPHQTKTPDDPYIRTVMAEMGAIEFTLQVLSNLE
- a CDS encoding tetratricopeptide repeat protein — protein: MTGADDGSLYERASDRHRRGRPEEAVPLLQELLRQEPEHVAARYAYGICLTDTGRHGEAQVQFRRLLDGDPRHYEAAYRLGRLLQADADPQGAAEAYRKVLEAARQVLGVAEFRDTAARLRACQDTPGTTVPVSPPAPAGLPVTGRPITPGPPTLRAQSDTHRVADRGAPGKKVRLMPRHLIPAMVGKAFLAVVAALAAAQVLVANEVALLLLAITFFLLPWVVSLLVGAAAVVGTLTGVLGGESLLEYLSFVPMTVVLTVAAGVPVALVRSRTWSADFYEYGVDVKSGFIRRKVQFVWYYQIVESPSYVRTFGTYFTNTASLGLRYNEAGAYSTAYVELPGIGTPNQVKEIGRYVESRIFPERYDVRKFVT
- a CDS encoding DUF6192 family protein, which codes for MSSRWPKESRRADVSHTIHKILAGIPDEQERFEAVTPPPSPRGGQARWTHDSAKRMVGWKVDSPESVQEKAEAIHDLATDDAVAAAVTTDFLRRPAVANKAMADDTARHAVNEAQFDRFRQQAQFVHQEAAPQLHMEHSAQFMDLVAACAQFVTTAGRIVPNLRGEHYDDAERDTIGRGLSRVRVAADWIENAVTRGEIDLDEQLQKLLNGSGE